One window of the Gimesia chilikensis genome contains the following:
- a CDS encoding histone deacetylase family protein encodes MCRVVYSPKYNIGFYGLERLHPFDSRKYGRAWKQLRARFGKSLRKIHVSPERPVSREELLLVHTERYLKQLSNSMYVAQALELAPLQFLPFWIIDHHVLRPMRWATRGTIVAAQEALEHGLAINLSGGYHHAKPAQGEGFCVYADAAIAVASLRQQALISETDLIVYVDTDAHQGNGVSHAFMDDNRAFLFDIFNAHAYPQNDVAARERLDCEIGITRSWTDREYMLELENNLPGFLDSVSQSPVGLAIYNAGTDIFAGDPLGGLNISAATIRERDLYVVNELRQRQIPTIMLLSGGYTKQSFQLVADSVIGLLEREVY; translated from the coding sequence ATGTGCCGCGTTGTTTATTCTCCCAAATACAATATTGGTTTTTACGGGCTGGAACGCCTGCATCCGTTCGACTCGCGCAAATACGGGCGGGCGTGGAAGCAGCTGCGTGCGCGTTTTGGCAAGTCGCTGCGTAAGATCCATGTTTCCCCGGAGCGTCCCGTCAGTCGTGAGGAACTGTTGCTGGTTCACACGGAACGTTATCTGAAACAGCTTTCCAATTCGATGTATGTCGCACAGGCACTCGAACTGGCGCCGTTGCAGTTTCTGCCCTTCTGGATCATCGATCACCACGTGCTGCGTCCCATGCGCTGGGCTACACGCGGCACCATCGTGGCCGCTCAAGAGGCACTGGAACATGGTCTGGCCATCAATCTGAGCGGCGGCTATCACCACGCAAAGCCTGCCCAGGGCGAAGGCTTTTGTGTTTACGCCGATGCCGCGATCGCGGTGGCGTCGCTGCGGCAACAGGCATTGATCTCAGAGACCGACCTGATTGTCTACGTCGATACCGATGCCCATCAGGGGAACGGCGTGAGCCATGCGTTTATGGACGACAATCGGGCGTTTCTGTTCGATATTTTCAACGCGCATGCCTACCCGCAGAATGATGTCGCTGCCCGGGAACGACTCGACTGTGAGATCGGCATCACGCGGAGCTGGACCGATCGTGAATACATGCTGGAACTGGAAAACAACCTCCCCGGCTTTCTTGATTCGGTTTCCCAATCCCCCGTCGGTCTGGCGATTTACAATGCAGGTACTGACATTTTCGCGGGTGATCCCCTGGGGGGACTGAATATCTCCGCAGCGACGATCCGCGAACGCGATTTGTACGTCGTCAACGAATTACGCCAACGGCAGATTCCCACGATCATGCTACTGAGCGGCGGCTACACAAAACAGAGTTTTCAACTGGTCGCCGATTCCGTGATCGGGTTGCTGGAGAGAGAAGTCTATTGA
- a CDS encoding BaiN/RdsA family NAD(P)/FAD-dependent oxidoreductase produces MKVIVIGGGAAGFFGAIAAAENGHEVTILEAASSVLAKVRISGGGRCNVTHSCFEPRDLVNSYPRGGKALRGPFTRFQPADTIEWFESRGVATKTEADGRMFPTTDDSATIVNCLMTAAENAGVVVRLRANVAAIEQHESSFTVTLQTGESINADRILMTTGGSRAGFELSGRLGHTIVPPVPSLFTFKVNDPRIKDLPGVAVEQVECQLVTSTKTFTQSGPILVTHWGLSGPAVLKLSAWAARELFEANYNALLRINWLAGTSADQAREQLNAFKSAQAKKNIDAASPWQFPKRLWKSLVDHSLGPQPVRWAELSKNGSQALVKELTAGEFQVTGKGVFKEEFVTCGGVDLNEVDFRTMESRLCPGLYFAGEILNIDGITGGFNFQNAWTTAWIAGHAM; encoded by the coding sequence TTGAAAGTCATTGTGATCGGCGGCGGTGCAGCCGGATTCTTCGGGGCGATCGCGGCTGCGGAAAATGGTCACGAGGTGACGATCCTCGAAGCCGCCTCCTCCGTCCTGGCGAAAGTCCGCATCTCGGGTGGCGGTCGTTGTAACGTAACGCACAGCTGCTTCGAACCCCGCGACCTGGTCAACAGCTATCCCCGCGGCGGAAAAGCACTCCGCGGTCCCTTCACCCGCTTTCAACCGGCCGACACGATCGAGTGGTTTGAGTCGCGCGGCGTCGCCACCAAAACCGAAGCCGACGGCCGCATGTTTCCCACCACCGATGATTCCGCCACAATTGTCAACTGCCTGATGACCGCAGCGGAAAACGCGGGCGTCGTGGTTCGTCTGCGTGCCAACGTTGCCGCCATCGAACAACACGAATCCAGTTTCACCGTCACACTGCAGACGGGCGAATCAATCAACGCGGATCGCATCCTCATGACAACCGGCGGCAGTCGCGCCGGCTTTGAGTTAAGCGGTCGCCTCGGTCACACAATCGTGCCCCCCGTTCCGTCACTGTTTACATTCAAAGTCAACGATCCGCGCATCAAAGACCTGCCCGGCGTCGCGGTGGAACAGGTCGAGTGCCAACTGGTCACCAGCACGAAAACGTTCACCCAGTCGGGGCCGATCCTCGTCACACACTGGGGCCTCAGCGGACCGGCGGTATTGAAACTTTCTGCCTGGGCAGCCCGCGAACTGTTTGAAGCGAATTATAACGCCTTGCTCCGCATCAACTGGCTGGCAGGAACGAGTGCCGACCAGGCACGCGAACAGTTAAACGCGTTCAAGTCAGCGCAGGCGAAGAAAAACATCGACGCAGCCAGTCCCTGGCAGTTTCCCAAACGGTTATGGAAGTCGCTCGTCGATCACAGCCTGGGCCCGCAACCGGTGCGCTGGGCCGAACTTTCCAAAAACGGATCGCAGGCCCTCGTCAAAGAACTGACAGCCGGCGAATTCCAGGTCACGGGCAAAGGTGTCTTCAAAGAAGAATTCGTGACCTGCGGCGGCGTCGACCTGAACGAAGTCGATTTCCGCACGATGGAGAGCCGCCTCTGCCCCGGCCTCTATTTCGCCGGCGAAATCCTCAACATCGACGGTATCACAGGCGGCTTCAACTTCCAAAACGCCTGGACCACAGCCTGGATCGCAGGCCACGCGATGTAA